The following are encoded together in the Armatimonadota bacterium genome:
- a CDS encoding Gfo/Idh/MocA family oxidoreductase, translating to MTVRWGVIGAGGIADRRTIPEGIIPAAGAELVAVQDVDEARAKRVGEKYGVDKVFTSEVDLLELDDVDAVYIATPTNVHAAQVKAAATRGKHVLCEKPLGMTIQEVEEEIQVCRDAGVKLGTNFMMRFHACHARLRDMIQAGELGTLVFGRAELTCWYPPIPGAFRQDPALGGGGALIDMGNHCIDLLEFFFGKTTEVSCFTGNLVHDYKSEDTGVAMLRFESGAVGFVDNLFNVPDAAARNALEVYGSKGSVAAFGTIGQDSSGSLTAVLEKGDKEYDAGQVRDVATPKETITPDVVNMYQAHIEAFCQAIVNGTEPPITGEDGLWSHRVIDACYESARTGRTVKP from the coding sequence ATGACGGTACGCTGGGGAGTCATCGGTGCAGGGGGCATTGCCGACCGCAGGACCATTCCCGAGGGCATTATCCCGGCAGCGGGAGCCGAACTGGTTGCGGTGCAGGACGTGGACGAGGCCCGCGCGAAGCGTGTTGGCGAAAAGTACGGCGTTGACAAGGTGTTCACGTCTGAGGTTGATCTGCTGGAATTGGACGATGTTGATGCGGTGTACATTGCGACCCCGACCAATGTACATGCGGCTCAGGTCAAAGCCGCGGCAACGCGAGGCAAGCATGTGTTGTGCGAGAAGCCACTGGGCATGACGATCCAGGAAGTCGAAGAGGAGATCCAGGTCTGCAGGGATGCAGGTGTGAAATTGGGCACCAATTTCATGATGCGGTTCCATGCGTGCCACGCGCGGCTCCGGGACATGATCCAGGCGGGGGAACTGGGCACACTGGTCTTCGGGCGTGCGGAGCTCACCTGCTGGTACCCACCAATTCCGGGGGCATTCCGTCAAGACCCCGCGCTTGGCGGCGGCGGCGCGCTCATTGACATGGGCAACCATTGCATCGACCTGCTGGAGTTCTTCTTCGGGAAGACCACTGAGGTCAGCTGCTTCACGGGCAATCTCGTGCATGACTACAAGAGCGAGGACACCGGCGTAGCCATGCTGCGTTTTGAGAGCGGCGCAGTGGGCTTCGTGGACAATCTTTTCAACGTGCCTGACGCCGCAGCACGCAATGCTCTGGAAGTCTACGGCAGCAAGGGGAGCGTGGCCGCCTTCGGGACCATCGGGCAGGATTCCTCAGGCAGCCTCACCGCGGTTCTCGAAAAGGGCGACAAGGAATACGACGCCGGCCAGGTGCGAGATGTGGCAACGCCCAAGGAGACTATCACGCCCGACGTGGTGAATATGTACCAGGCTCACATTGAGGCCTTCTGCCAGGCCATTGTGAACGGGACCGAGCCGCCGATTACCGGCGAGGACGGCCTCTGGAGCCACCGAGTCATCGATGCGTGCTACGAGTCGGCGCGGACCGGCAGGACCGTGAAGCCGTAA
- a CDS encoding glycyl-radical enzyme activating protein: MTGVIFDIKKFAIHDGPGIRTTVFLKGCPLRCLWCHNPESQDPRPVLAQFPRNCIACFKCIEVCPQHGITRGEEQILINREACIRCGTCTRTCYAEALVLHGRTVTVEEVLAEVEKDRPFYQNSGGGMTLSGGEPLCQIDFAEELLRQAKETGLHNVVDTCGYVPWSHLERALPFTDLFLYDLKSTDPAEHLRATGVDCDLIIQNLHKLSAAGAMIQIRVPVVPGHNASAEAMDGIGALVGSLSPVPDVELLRYHRLGEGKYESLGLVCPERIEQPPSDELMQELRGTVEKYGVKCKVGG; encoded by the coding sequence GTGACCGGCGTCATATTCGATATCAAGAAGTTCGCGATCCATGACGGACCGGGGATTCGTACCACCGTGTTCCTGAAAGGGTGCCCTTTGCGGTGCCTGTGGTGCCACAATCCCGAATCCCAGGACCCGCGACCCGTTCTGGCCCAGTTCCCACGCAACTGCATCGCATGCTTCAAGTGCATCGAGGTGTGCCCCCAGCACGGGATTACGCGCGGCGAAGAGCAGATCCTGATCAACCGCGAGGCTTGCATCCGTTGCGGGACCTGTACGCGCACCTGCTATGCCGAAGCGCTGGTCCTGCACGGCCGTACGGTAACGGTTGAGGAAGTGCTAGCAGAAGTCGAAAAGGACCGGCCCTTCTACCAAAACTCGGGCGGCGGCATGACTTTGTCCGGCGGCGAACCGCTCTGCCAGATCGACTTCGCTGAAGAGCTCCTGCGGCAAGCGAAGGAGACCGGCCTGCATAATGTGGTGGACACCTGCGGTTACGTGCCGTGGTCCCACCTGGAGCGCGCGCTCCCCTTCACGGACCTGTTTCTGTACGATCTCAAGTCTACCGACCCGGCGGAACACCTGCGCGCGACGGGCGTGGACTGCGACCTGATCATCCAGAACCTGCACAAGTTATCCGCAGCGGGCGCAATGATCCAGATTCGAGTGCCGGTTGTTCCCGGACACAATGCCTCCGCGGAGGCGATGGATGGCATTGGCGCGCTGGTGGGCAGCCTGTCTCCGGTGCCGGACGTGGAGTTGCTGCGCTATCACCGGCTGGGCGAGGGAAAATACGAGAGTCTGGGCCTCGTCTGCCCGGAGCGGATCGAGCAGCCCCCCAGCGATGAACTGATGCAGGAATTGCGTGGGACGGTAGAGAAGTACGGGGTGAAGTGCAAAGTCGGAGGCTGA
- the carB gene encoding carbamoyl-phosphate synthase large subunit: MPKRTDIQKILIIGSGPIVIGQACEFDYSGTQACKALREEGYEVILINSNPATIMTDPETADRTYIEPINSETIAKIIARERPDALLPTLGGQTGLNAALQLSESGVLSRHNVELIGASRKAIKKAEDRELFKDAMLAAGLDLPLSDFAHSVRDARNIAEKIGFPLIIRPSSTLGGTGGGIAYTMEELEVAVAKGIDASPMNEVLVEQSVIGWKEYELEVMRDSKDNVVIVCSIENFDPMGVHTGDSITVAPAQTLTDHEYQHMRDLAIRVMREIGVDTGGSNIQFAVNPADGRMVIIEMNPRVSRSSALASKATGFPIAKIAAKLAVGYTLDEIPNDITRETPACFEPTIDYVVTKIPRFAFEKFPGADPTLMTQMKSVGEAMAIGRTFKESLQKAIRALEIGRFGLGADGKGSHYDEMPLDELEAKLRIPHPDRLFQLRSAMRLGMSADDLHAVTGIDPWFLRHLKQLVEMQDELASLRDACTTVEEFPPIGPEAMKRLKQAGFSDRQIGVLTQTSEDQVRALRKEMGVEPVVKLVDTCAAEFEAYTPYYYLTYERDDESREPHEKNIVILGGGPNRIGQGIEFDYCCVHAAFALSEAGFETVMVNCNPETVSTDYDTSDKLYFEPLTLEDVLNICDKERPSGVIVQFGGQTPLNLAQALEERGVKIIGTSPSSIARAEDREQFKAVLDRLGLHQPANDTAFSTAEAVAKAEHIGYPVVVRPSFVLGGRAMEIVYSREMLERYMDLAVEASPDHPILIDKFLQDAIEIDVDAIADGHRCVIGGIMEHIEEAGIHSGDSACVLPAFSLAEDELALITEQTRALAAELGVVGLINVQYAIKDEHLHVLEVNPRASRTVPFVSKAIGVPLAKLGARVMAGQTLEELGFTEEIIPQHTAVKCPVFPFSRFAGIDTLLGPEMKSTGEVMGIDENFGAAFAKAYIAAGHNLPTRGTIFLSVRNRDKRDVIFLARRLQELGFDIVATEGTAGVLSRVGVKAEVVDRVSDPSGRRRNVIDLIRENRIQLIINTPVAGEEPRVDQRAIRAEAVMYNIPVITTISGAMVAVMGLEAVIKGHIDVRTLQEYHESVREQLAAESR; encoded by the coding sequence ATGCCCAAGCGCACAGATATCCAGAAAATCCTCATCATCGGCTCCGGTCCCATCGTGATCGGTCAGGCGTGCGAGTTTGATTACTCCGGCACCCAGGCCTGCAAAGCGCTGCGCGAGGAGGGGTATGAGGTCATTCTCATCAACTCCAACCCCGCGACGATCATGACCGACCCGGAGACCGCCGACCGCACCTACATTGAGCCGATCAACTCGGAGACGATCGCGAAGATCATCGCCCGCGAACGGCCGGACGCGCTGCTGCCTACTCTCGGCGGCCAGACGGGGCTCAACGCGGCCCTGCAGCTTTCCGAGAGCGGCGTCCTGTCGCGGCACAATGTTGAGCTCATCGGTGCGAGCCGGAAGGCCATCAAGAAGGCGGAAGACCGGGAGCTTTTCAAAGACGCCATGCTCGCCGCGGGCCTCGACCTGCCGCTGAGTGATTTCGCCCACAGCGTCCGCGATGCCCGAAACATCGCCGAGAAGATAGGCTTCCCGCTGATTATCCGGCCTTCGAGCACCCTCGGCGGCACCGGAGGCGGCATCGCCTATACTATGGAGGAGCTCGAGGTCGCGGTTGCCAAGGGCATCGACGCCAGCCCGATGAACGAGGTGTTGGTGGAGCAGTCCGTCATCGGCTGGAAAGAGTACGAGCTTGAGGTGATGCGGGACTCCAAGGACAACGTGGTGATTGTCTGCTCCATCGAGAACTTTGACCCGATGGGGGTTCATACCGGAGACTCCATCACCGTCGCGCCGGCCCAGACTTTGACCGATCACGAGTACCAGCACATGCGTGACCTGGCGATCCGGGTCATGCGCGAGATTGGTGTGGATACCGGCGGCAGCAATATCCAGTTCGCGGTCAATCCGGCCGACGGACGCATGGTCATCATCGAGATGAATCCGCGCGTCAGCCGGTCTTCGGCGCTGGCATCGAAGGCCACCGGATTCCCCATTGCGAAGATCGCGGCGAAACTGGCGGTTGGGTACACGCTTGACGAGATCCCCAATGACATCACCCGTGAGACCCCGGCCTGCTTCGAGCCAACGATTGACTATGTCGTGACCAAGATCCCCCGGTTCGCCTTCGAAAAGTTCCCCGGTGCCGATCCCACGCTGATGACCCAGATGAAGTCAGTCGGCGAAGCCATGGCCATCGGGCGTACCTTCAAGGAATCGCTGCAGAAGGCGATCCGCGCCCTGGAAATCGGCCGCTTCGGTCTCGGTGCTGACGGCAAGGGCAGCCACTACGATGAAATGCCTCTGGACGAGCTTGAGGCCAAGCTCCGCATCCCCCACCCCGACCGCCTGTTCCAGTTGCGCAGTGCCATGCGGCTTGGGATGAGCGCCGATGACCTGCACGCTGTGACCGGGATCGATCCGTGGTTCCTACGGCACCTCAAGCAGCTGGTGGAGATGCAGGACGAACTTGCGAGCCTGCGGGATGCCTGCACGACGGTGGAAGAGTTCCCCCCCATCGGACCGGAAGCGATGAAGCGGCTGAAGCAGGCGGGGTTCTCCGACCGCCAGATCGGAGTGCTCACGCAGACTTCCGAAGACCAGGTACGCGCCCTCCGCAAGGAGATGGGTGTTGAGCCTGTTGTCAAGCTGGTGGACACTTGCGCCGCGGAGTTCGAGGCCTACACCCCGTATTACTACCTGACTTACGAGCGCGACGACGAATCACGCGAGCCGCACGAGAAGAACATCGTGATTCTCGGTGGCGGCCCCAACCGCATCGGGCAGGGCATCGAGTTCGACTATTGCTGCGTCCATGCCGCCTTCGCGCTGAGCGAGGCCGGTTTCGAGACCGTCATGGTCAACTGCAATCCGGAAACGGTGAGCACCGATTATGACACCTCGGACAAGCTGTATTTCGAGCCTCTCACCCTTGAGGATGTGCTGAACATCTGCGACAAGGAGCGGCCCAGCGGGGTGATCGTGCAGTTCGGAGGCCAGACACCGCTAAACCTCGCGCAGGCCCTTGAGGAGCGCGGGGTGAAAATCATCGGCACCAGTCCGAGCAGTATCGCCAGGGCCGAGGACCGCGAGCAGTTCAAGGCGGTGCTGGATCGACTCGGTTTGCACCAGCCTGCGAACGACACGGCGTTCTCCACGGCGGAAGCGGTGGCGAAAGCTGAGCACATCGGCTACCCAGTTGTGGTTCGTCCGTCCTTCGTTCTCGGCGGCCGGGCCATGGAGATCGTCTACAGCCGCGAGATGCTCGAACGCTACATGGACCTGGCGGTGGAGGCATCCCCGGACCACCCGATCCTCATCGATAAGTTCCTGCAGGATGCTATCGAAATCGACGTGGACGCCATCGCCGACGGTCACCGCTGCGTCATCGGCGGTATCATGGAGCACATTGAGGAAGCCGGTATTCACTCGGGCGACTCGGCCTGCGTGCTGCCAGCGTTCAGCCTCGCGGAGGATGAACTGGCGCTCATTACCGAGCAGACCAGGGCTCTTGCAGCGGAACTCGGCGTGGTCGGGCTTATCAATGTGCAGTATGCGATCAAGGACGAGCACCTGCATGTGCTCGAGGTCAATCCGCGAGCGTCGCGTACCGTGCCCTTTGTGAGCAAGGCCATCGGCGTTCCGCTGGCGAAACTGGGCGCCCGGGTGATGGCGGGACAGACGCTGGAGGAGCTCGGTTTCACCGAGGAAATCATCCCTCAACACACCGCCGTAAAGTGCCCGGTGTTTCCGTTCTCTCGGTTCGCAGGAATCGATACGCTCCTCGGCCCGGAGATGAAGTCCACGGGCGAGGTTATGGGAATCGACGAGAATTTCGGTGCGGCCTTCGCAAAGGCGTACATCGCCGCTGGTCACAACCTGCCCACGCGCGGCACAATATTCCTGAGCGTCCGCAATCGCGACAAGCGCGATGTGATCTTCCTCGCCCGTCGCCTGCAAGAACTGGGCTTCGACATCGTGGCGACGGAAGGAACCGCGGGTGTTTTGTCCCGTGTGGGTGTGAAGGCTGAAGTGGTGGACCGCGTGAGTGATCCCAGCGGTCGCCGGCGCAATGTCATCGACCTGATCCGCGAGAATCGCATTCAGCTCATTATCAACACTCCGGTCGCGGGCGAAGAGCCCCGAGTGGACCAGCGGGCGATCCGCGCTGAAGCGGTCATGTACAACATCCCGGTGATCACAACGATCTCGGGGGCGATGGTGGCGGTCATGGGTCTCGAAGCGGTCATCAAGGGACACATCGACGTTCGAACCTTGCAGGAGTATCACGAGTCAGTGCGCGAGCAACTGGCGGCGGAGAGCCGATAG
- a CDS encoding Gfo/Idh/MocA family oxidoreductase has protein sequence MAKKLKVGIIGVGGIAGSHFPGWEASPHTEVVALADVSEEIVQRVGKERGISSLYTDPMQLIKRDDIDIVDVCTPNMYHTSLTCAALDAGKHVICEKPLAPTTADIKKMIASRDKSGKLLMTAQHFRFQATAKALKAHIDKGVLGEVYHARSWMLRRSAAPVRPGFILKKNSGGGPCIDIGVHILDLTLWMLGNPRPVSVSGVTKDILAHKPGAFSKWGGAIPKEFDVEDFAAAFVRFENGATLVLEVSWLLHHKTEGEDMQMWLYGDEAGAHWPSNEILYSDNKLQQLMNLQLGKVDGREPHAQECIEFAEAIVNGAPSPVPAEQSMDVIAILDGLYRSSAAGKEIKLKY, from the coding sequence ATGGCCAAGAAGCTCAAGGTCGGCATCATCGGCGTAGGCGGTATCGCGGGAAGCCATTTCCCCGGCTGGGAGGCCAGCCCGCACACGGAGGTTGTGGCGCTGGCGGACGTGAGCGAGGAGATCGTGCAGCGCGTGGGCAAGGAGAGAGGCATCAGCAGCCTCTACACCGACCCAATGCAGCTCATCAAACGCGACGACATCGACATCGTCGACGTGTGCACCCCTAACATGTATCACACGTCTTTGACCTGCGCCGCGCTGGACGCGGGCAAGCACGTGATCTGCGAGAAACCTCTGGCCCCAACCACCGCAGATATCAAGAAGATGATCGCCAGCCGCGACAAGAGCGGCAAGTTGCTCATGACCGCGCAGCACTTCCGGTTCCAGGCAACCGCCAAGGCCCTCAAGGCGCATATAGACAAGGGCGTTCTCGGCGAGGTCTACCACGCGCGCAGCTGGATGCTGCGCCGCAGTGCCGCTCCCGTGCGGCCCGGGTTCATTCTCAAGAAGAACAGCGGTGGAGGGCCCTGCATCGATATCGGGGTGCACATTCTGGACTTGACTCTCTGGATGCTTGGCAACCCGCGGCCTGTCTCCGTGAGCGGCGTAACCAAGGACATTCTCGCCCACAAGCCCGGCGCATTCAGCAAGTGGGGAGGGGCCATCCCCAAGGAGTTCGACGTCGAGGACTTCGCCGCCGCGTTCGTACGCTTCGAGAACGGCGCCACGCTTGTTCTTGAGGTTAGCTGGCTCCTGCACCACAAGACCGAGGGCGAGGACATGCAGATGTGGCTGTACGGCGACGAAGCCGGCGCCCATTGGCCCAGTAACGAGATCCTCTACTCCGACAACAAGCTCCAGCAGCTCATGAACCTGCAGCTTGGCAAGGTGGACGGCCGCGAGCCCCACGCGCAGGAGTGCATAGAGTTCGCCGAGGCTATCGTAAACGGCGCGCCGTCCCCAGTTCCCGCGGAGCAGTCGATGGATGTCATCGCGATCCTCGATGGACTGTACCGCAGCAGCGCTGCCGGCAAGGAGATCAAGCTGAAGTACTGA
- a CDS encoding DNA methylase produces MGDSDGRERKRRLRALLAEQVEGMRGIQGFPGGDVQRILALSIPREYTACPNPFIADWLEAAGTARDAPVTCEPLAADVSEGKADPIYRGQIYHTKVPPAAVARYIEHYCPPGGVVFDGFCGSGMTGVAARLTGRRAILCDLSPAATAIAASLCLPVRAEEFAALAAELVRHLREVCGHLYTPPDGRSEMEYVIWSEVYRCPRCSAQSPFSEMGFDLSARKPRKAIQCPDCGAQLGRSDLRRVLDEAGKTVERPVRIKYAGQPGERDLSDSDLDLIARAREDAIPFGYPEGPMMGREPGPDGWGQMWRRGYHSGVHRVADFYYPRTLWVLAAALDWIGRAGCSDEARHALQTTVINTSLNLTRMRRAYQGVIPLVLYFPRLRRECNAILVLERKLRAIGRAMATLPQGDQRSVMISTQSATDLRNIPDASVDYIFTDPPFGGNIIYSEVNYLWESWLGVTTNQHPEAIVSRTQRKGQAEYAALMTDCLREFHRVLKPGGWITVEFHNSDDSIWAAIQSALQESGFEVADVRILDKQAEAFKAAVSQVAVRKDLVISALRPGPEKPPLCRSANCGNLDVWQFVAEHLGALPEDDGRLSERTPHMLFNRMVAWCLMNGQRVPMSSGAFYQGLRERFVEIGGRYYLRDRNRK; encoded by the coding sequence GTGGGCGACAGCGACGGACGCGAGCGGAAAAGGCGGCTGCGCGCTTTGTTGGCGGAGCAGGTTGAGGGGATGCGCGGCATCCAGGGATTCCCTGGCGGCGATGTGCAGCGTATTCTGGCCCTGTCCATCCCGCGTGAGTACACCGCCTGCCCCAACCCTTTCATCGCCGACTGGCTCGAAGCAGCCGGCACGGCGCGCGATGCACCCGTGACCTGTGAGCCACTGGCAGCGGACGTGAGCGAGGGCAAAGCGGATCCGATCTACCGCGGCCAGATCTACCACACGAAGGTACCGCCGGCGGCGGTTGCACGGTACATCGAACACTATTGCCCCCCCGGAGGCGTGGTGTTCGATGGGTTCTGCGGCTCGGGAATGACGGGGGTTGCCGCGAGGCTCACCGGGCGACGGGCGATCCTCTGCGACCTGTCTCCGGCCGCGACGGCAATCGCGGCGTCTTTGTGCCTGCCCGTCCGCGCCGAAGAGTTCGCGGCACTCGCTGCCGAGCTCGTCAGACACTTGCGCGAGGTGTGCGGCCACCTGTACACGCCGCCTGACGGGCGCAGTGAGATGGAGTACGTGATCTGGTCCGAAGTGTACCGGTGCCCCCGATGTTCGGCGCAGTCGCCCTTCTCCGAGATGGGGTTCGATCTCTCAGCGCGCAAGCCTCGCAAGGCGATCCAATGTCCTGACTGTGGCGCTCAGCTTGGCCGCAGTGACCTGCGCCGCGTGCTGGACGAGGCCGGCAAGACGGTGGAGCGGCCCGTGCGCATCAAGTACGCGGGGCAGCCCGGGGAGCGGGACCTGTCGGACTCGGATCTTGATCTGATTGCACGAGCCAGGGAGGACGCAATCCCGTTCGGATACCCCGAGGGGCCGATGATGGGGCGCGAACCCGGTCCTGACGGGTGGGGGCAGATGTGGCGGCGGGGATACCACTCGGGGGTTCATCGTGTGGCAGATTTCTACTACCCGCGCACTCTGTGGGTCCTGGCGGCGGCGCTGGACTGGATCGGAAGGGCCGGATGCTCGGATGAGGCGCGGCACGCGCTGCAGACCACGGTGATCAATACCTCGCTCAACCTGACCCGAATGCGCCGGGCCTACCAGGGCGTCATCCCGCTCGTTCTCTATTTCCCCCGACTGCGACGGGAATGCAACGCCATCCTGGTGCTTGAGCGCAAGCTCAGGGCAATCGGCAGGGCCATGGCCACCTTGCCCCAGGGAGACCAGCGCTCCGTGATGATCTCCACCCAGTCGGCAACAGACCTGCGGAACATCCCGGACGCGTCGGTGGACTACATTTTCACCGACCCGCCCTTCGGGGGCAATATCATCTATTCCGAGGTCAACTACCTGTGGGAGAGCTGGCTGGGCGTGACCACCAACCAGCACCCCGAGGCCATCGTCAGCCGTACCCAGCGCAAAGGGCAGGCTGAGTACGCCGCATTGATGACCGATTGCCTGCGCGAGTTCCACCGGGTGCTCAAGCCCGGAGGCTGGATTACCGTGGAGTTCCACAACTCCGACGATTCCATCTGGGCCGCGATCCAGTCGGCCCTGCAGGAGTCGGGCTTCGAGGTCGCGGATGTGCGCATTCTCGATAAGCAGGCCGAGGCCTTCAAAGCTGCGGTTTCGCAGGTTGCGGTGCGCAAGGACCTGGTGATCTCGGCCCTCAGACCCGGCCCGGAAAAGCCGCCCCTCTGCAGATCCGCAAATTGCGGGAACTTGGATGTTTGGCAATTTGTGGCGGAGCACCTCGGGGCACTGCCCGAGGATGACGGCCGGTTGTCAGAGCGGACCCCGCACATGCTGTTCAACCGCATGGTTGCCTGGTGCCTGATGAACGGCCAGCGGGTCCCCATGAGTTCGGGCGCGTTCTACCAGGGCCTCCGCGAACGGTTCGTGGAAATCGGCGGGCGCTACTACCTGCGGGACAGAAACAGGAAGTAG
- a CDS encoding radical SAM protein translates to MEYLAQAAEDAGLCVSFCDLCFADDAAAELARSLGETTPALVAVTLRNTDDCYMATRHSFLPDHASVVQTIRQHSDVPVVLGGAGYSVAPREVLLKTGADYGIVGDGEAAIVALARSIRDHTSFDHIPGLLWREDGEIRTNPPSWPAFGQEPLRRRTIDNLRYFRGGGQGNVETKRGCNQQCIYCADPAGKGARLRLRPPKAVVGEVGHLLTQGVDVLHLCDSEFNIPGDHARAVCDEMILQGLGERVRWYAYLSPTPFDADLARTMRRAGCAGINFGTDSGSARILKSLGRAHSPEDIRVAVRACREAGLPVMIDLLLGVPGETLESVSETIALMHALEPDCVGVAVGVRLYPGTRVSRQVLGSGEEAAPPGVTCSGDWRDLSEPVFFLEPAIADDIMPHIKRLIAGDQRFFVGGPDESQMDYNYDDNSALSNAIAAGARGAYWDILRKLSA, encoded by the coding sequence GTGGAGTATCTTGCGCAGGCCGCCGAGGACGCGGGACTGTGCGTGAGCTTCTGCGACCTTTGCTTTGCCGATGACGCCGCGGCCGAACTGGCCCGGTCCCTCGGCGAGACCACACCGGCCCTGGTGGCCGTCACGCTGCGCAATACCGACGACTGCTATATGGCAACCAGGCACTCATTCCTGCCGGACCATGCCTCTGTGGTACAGACCATCCGGCAGCACAGCGACGTGCCGGTTGTTCTGGGCGGGGCGGGCTACTCGGTCGCGCCCCGTGAAGTGCTCCTGAAGACTGGCGCGGATTACGGAATCGTGGGCGACGGGGAAGCCGCCATCGTCGCCCTCGCGCGGTCGATACGAGACCACACATCATTCGACCATATCCCGGGGCTGCTCTGGCGGGAAGATGGCGAGATAAGGACTAATCCGCCATCGTGGCCGGCCTTTGGGCAAGAGCCCCTCCGCCGCCGGACCATCGACAACCTGCGCTACTTCCGTGGGGGCGGGCAGGGCAATGTGGAGACCAAACGCGGCTGCAACCAGCAGTGCATTTACTGCGCCGATCCTGCGGGCAAAGGCGCCCGTCTCCGCCTGCGTCCGCCGAAAGCCGTGGTCGGTGAGGTTGGTCATCTCCTGACCCAGGGGGTGGACGTCCTGCACCTTTGCGACAGTGAGTTCAACATCCCCGGTGATCACGCGCGCGCGGTCTGCGACGAGATGATCCTTCAGGGCCTGGGAGAGCGCGTGCGGTGGTATGCGTACCTGTCACCGACGCCCTTCGACGCGGACCTCGCCAGGACCATGCGCCGCGCGGGGTGTGCCGGGATCAACTTCGGCACCGACAGCGGCAGCGCCCGAATCCTCAAGTCTCTCGGCCGCGCACATTCGCCGGAAGACATCCGGGTGGCGGTGCGTGCCTGCCGGGAAGCAGGCCTGCCGGTGATGATCGACCTGCTTCTCGGCGTACCCGGTGAGACGCTGGAGTCTGTCTCGGAGACTATCGCTCTGATGCACGCCCTTGAGCCCGATTGCGTCGGCGTGGCCGTTGGAGTGCGCCTGTACCCGGGGACAAGAGTCAGCCGCCAGGTGCTGGGGAGTGGGGAAGAAGCGGCCCCACCCGGCGTCACCTGCTCCGGCGACTGGCGCGACCTGTCCGAGCCCGTCTTCTTCCTGGAACCCGCCATCGCTGACGACATCATGCCCCACATCAAGCGACTCATAGCGGGCGACCAGCGCTTCTTTGTGGGCGGACCGGATGAGAGTCAGATGGACTACAATTACGACGACAACTCGGCCCTGAGTAATGCCATTGCTGCCGGAGCGCGCGGGGCATACTGGGACATTCTGCGGAAACTGAGTGCCTGA
- a CDS encoding alpha/beta hydrolase, which produces MSSPLPNAERRTFTCPPDGSRWPYLVQTPPTPVRAVLIYLHGHYSDQYQGMTTGIYEDAFGRLRRELLLRSWAYVCPFYGGNSWMGPLAEAGMVELIGILRREHPGVPVHLMGGSMGGSSAMVFAARNAALLDGVAARCPACDIEAYYAFAKASSNGTLRNIAEAIRHHYTAGERNLADELAQRSALANAGGLTIPVHIVHGSADTVIPVDSTRELVKRLEGLGRKVRYHEIDGGHHDSPILGVDWAEMLDFLGPEG; this is translated from the coding sequence ATGTCTTCGCCCCTGCCCAACGCCGAACGCCGGACTTTCACCTGCCCACCCGACGGCTCGCGCTGGCCCTACCTGGTGCAGACGCCGCCCACACCAGTGCGTGCGGTTCTGATCTATCTGCATGGCCACTACAGCGACCAGTACCAGGGCATGACCACCGGCATCTACGAGGATGCTTTCGGGAGACTTCGCCGGGAACTTCTCCTGCGGTCGTGGGCCTACGTCTGCCCCTTCTACGGCGGCAATTCGTGGATGGGCCCACTTGCAGAAGCGGGGATGGTGGAGCTGATTGGGATCCTGCGCAGAGAGCACCCGGGAGTGCCGGTGCATCTCATGGGCGGCTCTATGGGCGGGTCGTCGGCAATGGTGTTCGCAGCGCGCAACGCGGCATTGCTGGATGGTGTTGCGGCGCGGTGCCCGGCATGTGACATCGAGGCCTATTACGCTTTCGCGAAAGCATCCAGCAACGGTACGCTGCGGAACATCGCCGAGGCCATACGCCACCACTACACCGCCGGCGAAAGGAACCTGGCCGACGAGCTCGCACAGCGCTCTGCGCTGGCCAATGCCGGCGGACTGACAATCCCCGTCCACATTGTGCATGGCTCAGCGGACACGGTCATTCCCGTTGATTCAACCCGGGAACTGGTCAAGCGGCTGGAGGGGTTAGGCCGCAAGGTCCGCTATCACGAGATCGACGGCGGCCACCATGACTCGCCCATCCTCGGAGTGGACTGGGCGGAGATGCTGGACTTCCTGGGGCCGGAAGGTTGA